The Mammaliicoccus sciuri genome window below encodes:
- a CDS encoding IS3 family transposase — MKKVTSLDRHLRKQKSEIVKVIKELNETYNIRLSILFKVAQIAKSVYYYWINKFSKADKDETLIQVIKEICEESNHTYGYRRVTQALRNRGLIVNHKKVLRIMKEHNLTCTKFTHRGRKYRSFKGKVGKVAQNILNRRFKTSLPFQKVVTDITEFKLMNGQKLYLSPFMDLYSSEIISFKISSRPTLDIVINPLKEMIKRRPNLDHRLTIHSDQGWHYQHSQYTRLLKDHKIFQSMSRKGNCLDNSVMENFFWLLKQEMYYGQEFKDFQDLEQAIHRYIDFYNNERIKSKLKGLSPKNYRRQTFEIIY; from the coding sequence ATCAAAAAAGTTACAAGCCTTGACCGACATTTACGGAAGCAAAAATCAGAAATAGTAAAGGTCATTAAGGAACTAAATGAAACATATAATATACGATTAAGTATCTTATTTAAAGTCGCTCAAATAGCTAAATCTGTATACTATTATTGGATAAATAAATTTAGTAAAGCTGATAAAGATGAAACATTGATTCAAGTAATAAAAGAAATATGTGAAGAATCAAACCATACCTATGGTTATCGTCGTGTTACACAAGCACTAAGAAATAGAGGTCTTATCGTAAATCATAAAAAAGTACTAAGAATTATGAAAGAACATAATCTAACTTGTACAAAGTTCACACATAGAGGTCGTAAGTATCGTTCCTTTAAAGGTAAAGTTGGTAAAGTAGCTCAAAATATATTAAATCGTAGATTTAAAACAAGTCTCCCATTTCAAAAAGTCGTAACAGATATTACAGAGTTCAAATTAATGAATGGTCAGAAATTATATTTATCACCTTTTATGGACTTATATAGTTCAGAGATTATCAGCTTTAAAATCTCAAGTCGTCCTACATTAGATATAGTCATCAATCCATTAAAAGAAATGATAAAGCGTCGTCCAAACCTAGATCATCGTTTAACGATTCATTCAGATCAAGGCTGGCATTATCAACATTCACAATACACTAGATTATTAAAAGACCATAAAATATTTCAGAGTATGTCTAGAAAAGGTAATTGTCTAGATAATTCAGTTATGGAAAACTTTTTTTGGTTACTTAAACAAGAAATGTATTATGGCCAAGAATTTAAAGATTTTCAGGACCTTGAACAAGCTATTCATCGATATATCGATTTTTATAATAACGAAAGAATCAAATCAAAATTAAAAGGCTTATCTCCCAAAAATTACAGGAGACAAACCTTTGAAATAATATACTAA
- the fni gene encoding type 2 isopentenyl-diphosphate Delta-isomerase, protein MDDSLRSKRKNEHIQLALDTYSPVSTDFDKVQLIHQSIPSINKNQIDLSVKFPHFSFKYPIYINAMTGGSERAATINKELAQIAKACNIPMAVGSTHSALKDPNAESSFTVVRDENPEGLIFSNVGADIEYAKAKKSIELLNADALQIHVNAPQELIMPEGDTEFENWLTNIQEIQDNIDIPVIIKEVGFGMSAETIQKVKDIGIQYVDVSGRGGTNFADIENQRRPLKDMAFLNQWGQSTVQSLLEAQLLNADIHILASGGVKNPLDAIKSLVLGAEAVGLSGYVLKYLDAYGVEDTIEHMKQFIEQMHVIANLLNASNVSDLKSISYVLSPELQTYVEQRAKSIKA, encoded by the coding sequence ATGGACGACTCATTAAGAAGCAAAAGGAAGAATGAACATATTCAGCTGGCATTAGATACGTATTCACCAGTTAGTACTGATTTTGATAAAGTACAGCTTATACATCAATCCATTCCTTCTATTAATAAAAATCAAATTGATTTATCAGTAAAGTTTCCGCATTTCTCTTTTAAATACCCTATTTATATCAATGCGATGACGGGAGGAAGTGAAAGAGCAGCAACTATTAACAAAGAGTTAGCGCAAATCGCTAAAGCTTGTAACATACCAATGGCTGTAGGTTCTACACATTCAGCTCTAAAAGACCCTAACGCTGAATCAAGTTTCACAGTAGTTCGTGATGAAAATCCTGAAGGTCTAATATTTAGTAATGTCGGAGCAGATATTGAATATGCAAAAGCTAAGAAATCAATAGAACTTCTAAATGCTGACGCCTTACAAATTCACGTCAATGCACCTCAAGAACTGATAATGCCTGAAGGTGATACTGAATTTGAAAATTGGCTAACAAACATTCAAGAAATTCAAGATAATATTGATATACCCGTAATCATTAAAGAAGTTGGTTTCGGTATGAGTGCTGAAACCATTCAAAAAGTTAAAGATATTGGCATTCAATATGTAGATGTTAGTGGTAGAGGCGGTACGAATTTTGCGGACATTGAAAATCAAAGAAGACCATTAAAAGATATGGCATTCTTAAATCAATGGGGACAAAGTACTGTTCAAAGCTTATTAGAAGCACAATTATTAAATGCAGATATTCACATATTAGCTAGTGGTGGCGTTAAAAACCCACTCGATGCCATTAAGTCTCTAGTATTAGGTGCAGAAGCTGTTGGCTTATCTGGATATGTTCTCAAATATTTAGATGCTTATGGTGTAGAAGATACAATTGAACATATGAAACAATTTATCGAACAAATGCATGTCATTGCTAATTTATTGAATGCATCAAACGTATCTGATTTAAAATCAATCAGCTATGTATTGTCTCCAGAATTACAGACATATGTAGAGCAACGCGCGAAATCAATTAAAGCTTAA
- a CDS encoding transposase has protein sequence MRKKYEFKFKLKLVKEYLEGHQSYRTIALKYGISSWSVLRIWVNQYKEFGEEGLEIKSRNTVYTSEFKLSVLKFRQENMLSYQDTANHFRIINPIIIANWQHQFDEKCRLDIDNKQKGRSHTMTKKRSKSDNKNLPLNENEREELERLRNENETLKAGIAYQKSYKP, from the coding sequence ATGAGGAAAAAATATGAATTTAAATTCAAACTAAAACTTGTAAAAGAATATTTAGAAGGACATCAAAGTTATAGAACAATTGCTTTAAAATATGGTATTTCAAGTTGGTCTGTCCTTCGGATTTGGGTCAATCAATATAAAGAGTTTGGAGAAGAAGGTTTAGAAATAAAAAGTAGAAATACTGTTTATACTAGCGAATTTAAATTATCTGTTTTAAAATTTAGACAAGAAAATATGTTGTCTTATCAAGATACTGCGAATCACTTTAGAATTATTAATCCTATTATCATTGCCAATTGGCAACATCAATTTGATGAAAAGTGTCGTCTTGATATAGATAATAAACAAAAGGGACGATCTCACACTATGACTAAAAAACGATCTAAATCAGATAATAAAAATTTACCTTTAAATGAAAATGAACGTGAAGAACTTGAAAGACTTAGAAATGAAAATGAGACGTTAAAGGCAGGTATAGCTTATCAAAAAAGTTACAAGCCTTGA